The proteins below come from a single Dinghuibacter silviterrae genomic window:
- a CDS encoding OmpA family protein has protein sequence MKRQTYSLLAVLLTASGVHAQFVADYKRTADVFYARQDYYSAAQYYVKALDNKPYAQPGFFPYATDVNKHPSKTSRMHQYEDLVYHLAESYRHYNDFVSASKWYEQATQFSTTYPLARYWYAVCLRAQGRFDEALSQFQQFRSAYTTQDDIQASADKEIADCQFASQEARRTNSPFTVLKMGGDVNVGGANYAPVWWGNALMFTSSRSSVPTLKAAGGKSPYINHLYTAGTDTAQAQRLDLPGQSMEQGVSALTPDGLTLYLTQWSVGKDGRKTAGIYKSVRSGTAWTAPQPVVDAPAGFSNMQPAVSTDGKVLLFASDRPGGSGGFDLWYASLDNNGVPGTPVNLGPGINTAGDEEAPYYDAFSRTLVFSTNGRVGMGNFDLFQSLGDLSNLSTPVNLGAPLNSPKDDIYFTSARAGGKLFKEAYVSSDRASNCCLEVFKVTRRGKRISGAVVDCETHQPLDGAKVSLIDTTAGKVVGQVTLDASGTYGFDLDDPGNFKVVMEKDNYFSKSLRVHADDMVPVDTLVDKEVCLRHYEPNRPIVLQNIFYDYNKATLRPESALVLDTLVTILDENPTMAIEMGAHTDGIGGEKYNLNLSDRRAKACVDYLISKGIDPARLTWKGYGKCCPIAPEKINGKDNPAGRQVNRRTEFSVLRK, from the coding sequence ATGAAACGACAAACGTATTCCCTGCTTGCGGTCCTGCTTACGGCCTCCGGCGTGCACGCTCAGTTCGTGGCGGACTATAAACGGACGGCCGACGTATTCTACGCCAGACAGGACTACTATTCGGCGGCTCAGTATTACGTCAAGGCCCTCGACAACAAGCCGTACGCGCAACCCGGATTTTTCCCCTATGCGACGGACGTCAACAAACACCCGTCCAAGACAAGCCGGATGCACCAGTACGAGGACCTTGTCTATCACCTGGCTGAGTCTTACCGGCACTACAATGACTTTGTCAGCGCCTCGAAATGGTATGAGCAAGCCACCCAGTTCAGCACCACCTATCCCCTTGCCCGGTATTGGTACGCCGTCTGTTTGCGGGCGCAGGGCCGGTTTGACGAAGCCCTGTCGCAGTTCCAGCAGTTCCGTTCCGCCTACACCACCCAGGACGACATCCAGGCGTCCGCCGACAAGGAGATCGCAGACTGCCAGTTTGCGTCCCAGGAAGCCCGGCGGACCAACTCGCCCTTTACCGTGTTGAAAATGGGCGGGGACGTCAACGTGGGCGGGGCCAACTATGCCCCCGTCTGGTGGGGGAACGCGCTGATGTTTACGTCTTCCCGTTCTTCGGTACCGACGCTCAAGGCCGCTGGGGGCAAAAGCCCGTATATCAATCACCTCTATACCGCCGGCACGGATACCGCCCAGGCCCAACGCCTCGACCTGCCCGGTCAAAGCATGGAGCAAGGCGTGTCCGCACTTACACCGGACGGTCTTACCCTTTATCTGACCCAGTGGTCGGTGGGTAAGGATGGGCGAAAAACAGCCGGTATTTATAAATCCGTGCGGTCCGGGACCGCCTGGACGGCGCCCCAGCCTGTGGTGGACGCTCCCGCAGGGTTTTCGAACATGCAGCCCGCGGTCAGCACCGACGGGAAGGTCCTGCTTTTTGCCTCGGACCGGCCGGGCGGATCGGGGGGCTTCGACCTTTGGTACGCCAGCCTGGACAACAATGGTGTCCCGGGCACCCCGGTGAACCTCGGTCCGGGGATCAATACCGCGGGGGACGAAGAGGCCCCCTATTACGACGCCTTCTCCCGGACCCTGGTCTTCAGCACCAACGGCAGGGTGGGGATGGGGAACTTTGATCTTTTCCAAAGCCTCGGCGACCTGTCCAACTTGAGTACCCCCGTCAACCTGGGGGCCCCCCTCAATTCGCCCAAAGACGACATTTATTTCACCAGCGCCCGTGCCGGGGGGAAATTGTTCAAGGAAGCCTATGTAAGCTCGGACAGGGCTTCCAACTGCTGTCTGGAGGTGTTTAAGGTCACCCGTCGCGGCAAACGGATCAGCGGGGCCGTGGTCGACTGCGAAACCCATCAACCCCTGGACGGGGCCAAGGTGTCCCTGATAGACACGACCGCCGGGAAAGTGGTCGGACAGGTGACCCTGGACGCTTCCGGAACGTATGGCTTCGACCTCGACGATCCCGGAAACTTCAAGGTGGTGATGGAAAAGGATAATTATTTTTCCAAAAGCCTCCGGGTGCACGCGGACGACATGGTCCCCGTGGACACGCTGGTAGACAAGGAAGTCTGTTTGCGGCACTATGAGCCCAACCGGCCCATCGTGCTTCAAAATATCTTTTATGACTACAACAAGGCCACGCTCCGGCCCGAATCCGCCCTGGTGCTCGACACCCTCGTCACCATCCTCGACGAAAATCCGACCATGGCCATCGAAATGGGCGCCCACACAGACGGTATCGGTGGGGAAAAATACAACCTCAACCTCTCCGACCGCCGCGCCAAAGCATGCGTAGATTACCTGATATCCAAGGGGATAGACCCCGCCCGTCTGACCTGGAAGGGGTACGGCAAGTGCTGCCCGATCGCCCCCGAAAAGATCAACGGCAAGGACAACCCCGCCGGCCGCCAGGTCAATCGCCGGACAGAATTTTCCGTGTTGCGCAAATAA
- the rpsG gene encoding 30S ribosomal protein S7, which translates to MRKAQAKKLPLAPDPRFNDKLVTRFVNNLMWQGKKSVALTIFYDAVDRVAKTTNEDGYEIWRRALANVTPSVEVRSRRIGGATFQIPTEVRPDRKISLSMKWLIRYARERNGKSMAEKLAGEIVAASKGEGAAFKKKEDTHRMADANKAFSHFRI; encoded by the coding sequence ATGAGGAAAGCACAAGCCAAGAAGTTACCCCTCGCTCCGGATCCGCGGTTTAACGACAAACTGGTTACCCGGTTCGTCAACAACCTGATGTGGCAAGGCAAAAAGAGCGTCGCCCTGACTATTTTTTACGACGCCGTTGACCGGGTGGCCAAAACGACCAACGAGGACGGGTATGAAATCTGGCGCCGCGCGCTGGCCAATGTAACCCCCAGCGTCGAAGTACGCAGCCGTCGTATCGGCGGGGCTACCTTCCAGATCCCGACCGAAGTGCGTCCCGACCGTAAAATTTCCCTGAGCATGAAGTGGTTGATCCGCTATGCCCGGGAAAGAAACGGGAAAAGCATGGCGGAAAAACTGGCCGGCGAAATCGTAGCCGCCAGCAAGGGTGAAGGTGCCGCCTTCAAGAAGAAGGAAGACACGCACCGTATGGCCGACGCCAACAAGGCATTCTCCCACTTCCGTATCTAA
- a CDS encoding YXWGXW repeat-containing protein: MKSKKIILLSFLALGLAFGAAHKADAQRFYVSVQPVVPVYVHPPCPSPRHVWVESEWVWTNGAYVHHPGYWAIPPDRYHAWVPGHWEHERRGHYWVPGHWRR, encoded by the coding sequence ATGAAATCGAAGAAAATCATCCTACTATCGTTCCTTGCCCTGGGGTTGGCTTTTGGTGCCGCCCATAAGGCAGACGCCCAACGGTTTTATGTGAGCGTTCAACCCGTCGTGCCCGTTTATGTCCACCCGCCCTGTCCGTCACCCCGTCACGTATGGGTTGAAAGTGAATGGGTTTGGACCAACGGCGCCTATGTCCACCACCCGGGGTATTGGGCCATCCCCCCCGACCGTTATCATGCCTGGGTTCCCGGTCACTGGGAGCACGAGCGTCGCGGTCACTACTGGGTTCCGGGCCACTGGCGCCGGTAG
- the rplC gene encoding 50S ribosomal protein L3 — translation MKGIIGKKIGMTSIFDPTGKQVACTIIEAGPCVVTQVKTPESDGYKALQLAFGEKKEKNTTKAEINHFAKAQTSPKSFVKEFRDFSIDKQLGEAITVDIFAEGEKVDVVGTSKGKGFQGVVKRHGFGGVGEATHGQHDRQRAPGSVGGSSYPSRVFKGMRMAGRMGGDRVKLKGLKVVKIFTDKNYILIGGAIPGHNGSIVLIQK, via the coding sequence ATGAAAGGAATTATTGGCAAGAAAATCGGGATGACCAGCATCTTCGATCCCACCGGCAAACAGGTTGCCTGTACGATCATTGAAGCAGGTCCCTGTGTCGTTACCCAGGTCAAGACGCCTGAGTCCGACGGTTACAAAGCCCTCCAGCTGGCTTTTGGCGAGAAGAAAGAAAAGAACACGACCAAAGCGGAGATCAATCACTTCGCCAAAGCCCAAACCTCCCCCAAATCCTTTGTAAAGGAATTCCGCGATTTTTCCATTGATAAACAACTCGGTGAAGCTATTACAGTAGACATTTTCGCTGAAGGCGAAAAGGTCGATGTGGTCGGTACCTCCAAGGGTAAAGGCTTCCAGGGTGTCGTCAAACGCCACGGTTTCGGTGGTGTCGGCGAAGCCACCCACGGTCAGCACGACCGTCAGCGCGCCCCCGGTTCCGTGGGCGGTTCTTCTTATCCCTCAAGGGTCTTCAAAGGCATGCGTATGGCCGGCCGTATGGGCGGTGATCGCGTGAAGCTGAAGGGCCTTAAAGTCGTTAAGATCTTCACCGACAAGAATTATATCCTGATTGGTGGCGCGATTCCCGGCCACAATGGTTCCATCGTTTTAATTCAGAAGTAA
- a CDS encoding PorP/SprF family type IX secretion system membrane protein, whose product MRNLFLTAACLLFLGRSFAQVDPHFSQYYAYPLYLNPAMTGVIDGDMRVNLNYRNQWNNITNPFTTAGLSAEWVTDKNINIGVNLLNQSAGDAGYNYFNGYASVAYTGVKFGARQMTHLTLGIQAGILNRKFDPSKFQWGSQYNPLTGYDPNAPSNETITRTSSSVFDANFGALLYDGNPAHRVNTFVGASVAHLTQPSDPFLATNNYHLPMRYTVHGGARIVLSDELSITPNAIYMRQGNADETMFGAYAQMVITDISDLMLGLDYRVNDAIVPYLGFRYQDITVGISYDANASNLTRLASGSNAFELSLSYTAHKKRVFPKEHFFCPRL is encoded by the coding sequence ATGCGCAACCTATTTTTAACCGCCGCTTGCCTCCTGTTTCTCGGGCGTTCGTTTGCCCAGGTCGATCCTCATTTTTCCCAGTATTATGCGTACCCGTTGTATCTCAATCCGGCCATGACGGGTGTGATCGACGGCGACATGCGGGTCAACCTCAACTACCGTAACCAGTGGAACAATATCACCAATCCCTTTACGACGGCAGGGCTGTCGGCGGAGTGGGTGACCGACAAAAACATCAATATCGGGGTCAACCTGCTCAACCAATCGGCCGGTGACGCGGGCTACAATTACTTCAACGGGTATGCGTCCGTGGCCTATACTGGGGTCAAGTTCGGCGCCCGGCAAATGACCCACCTGACCCTGGGGATCCAGGCCGGCATACTCAATCGCAAGTTCGATCCGTCCAAATTCCAGTGGGGCAGCCAGTACAACCCGCTGACCGGTTATGACCCCAACGCCCCGTCCAATGAGACGATCACCCGGACGTCCTCCAGCGTTTTCGACGCCAACTTCGGGGCCTTGTTGTACGACGGGAACCCCGCGCACAGGGTCAACACCTTTGTAGGGGCGTCCGTGGCGCACCTCACGCAACCCAGCGACCCCTTCCTGGCGACCAACAATTATCACCTGCCCATGCGCTATACGGTCCACGGGGGGGCGCGCATCGTCCTCTCCGACGAACTCAGCATCACCCCGAACGCCATTTACATGCGGCAGGGGAACGCCGACGAAACGATGTTCGGGGCCTACGCCCAGATGGTGATCACCGACATCAGCGACCTGATGCTGGGACTCGACTACCGCGTCAACGACGCCATCGTCCCTTACCTTGGCTTCCGCTACCAGGACATTACGGTCGGTATCAGCTACGACGCCAACGCGTCCAACCTGACCCGCCTGGCCAGCGGCAGCAATGCATTCGAACTGTCGCTGTCGTATACGGCGCACAAGAAACGGGTTTTTCCGAAGGAACACTTTTTTTGCCCAAGATTATAA
- the fusA gene encoding elongation factor G, with amino-acid sequence MADLKFQRNFGIAAHIDAGKTTTTERILRYTGMIHKIGEVHDGAATTDWMEQEKERGITITSAAVSCQWNFPTNKGKADANTKKYYFNIIDTPGHVDFTIEVERSMRVLDGLIALFSAVDGVEPQSETVWRQANRYKVPRIGFVNKMDRSGADFLMVVRQVKEMLGAKAVPLQLPIGAEDDFKGVVDLIRMKGIIWDMATEGMTFEEIEIPADMLEEAQEWRGHLIEAVAEYDDKLLEKFFEDPNSISDDEVHEAIRKACVDLSIVPMMCGSSFKNKGVQTALDAVCRYLPSPVDIDAVEGTNPDTGEAEIRKPDAKEPFAALAFKIMTDPFVGRLAFFRCYSGHLDAGSYVLNVRSGKNERISRIMKMFANKQNPIDFIEAGDIGAAVGFKDIKTGDTLCDEKHPIALENMFIPEPVIAIAVEPKTQADVDKMGMAIAKLVEEDPTLRVNTDEETGQTILRGMGELHLEIILDRMKREFKVEVNQGAPQVAYKEAFTQTVEHREVLKKQTGGRGKFADIQFAIGPADEEWLKENPGQHYQFVNDLFGGSIPREFVPAIQKGFEVSMGTGVLASFPLENMKVRVFDGSFHAVDSDSMSFELCAKGGFREAGRKAKPVLLEPIMRVEVLTPDQYMGDVTGDLNRRRGLLEGMDSRGNLQVIKAKVPLSEMFGYVTQLRSLSSGRASSTMEFHHYAPAPNNIAEEVVAKVKGKVKAD; translated from the coding sequence ATGGCAGACTTAAAATTTCAGAGAAACTTTGGTATCGCGGCCCACATCGATGCCGGTAAGACCACAACTACGGAGCGTATCCTGCGGTATACAGGTATGATCCACAAAATCGGGGAAGTACATGACGGTGCTGCCACGACCGACTGGATGGAACAGGAGAAAGAACGCGGGATCACCATCACTTCCGCCGCCGTAAGCTGCCAATGGAATTTCCCGACGAACAAGGGGAAGGCCGACGCCAATACCAAAAAATACTACTTCAATATCATCGATACCCCGGGCCACGTGGACTTCACCATCGAGGTGGAGCGTTCCATGCGCGTCCTGGACGGTCTGATCGCCCTTTTCTCCGCGGTAGACGGGGTTGAGCCTCAGTCCGAAACCGTTTGGCGCCAGGCCAACCGCTATAAGGTTCCCCGGATCGGCTTCGTCAACAAGATGGACCGTTCCGGCGCCGACTTCCTGATGGTCGTCCGCCAGGTGAAGGAAATGCTGGGTGCCAAAGCGGTTCCCCTGCAGCTCCCTATCGGGGCAGAAGATGATTTCAAGGGTGTCGTCGACCTGATCCGCATGAAGGGGATCATTTGGGATATGGCTACGGAAGGGATGACCTTCGAAGAGATCGAGATCCCCGCCGACATGCTGGAAGAAGCCCAGGAATGGCGTGGTCACCTGATCGAAGCTGTAGCTGAATACGACGACAAGTTGCTGGAAAAGTTCTTCGAAGATCCCAATTCCATCTCCGATGACGAAGTACACGAGGCCATCCGCAAAGCGTGCGTCGACCTGAGCATCGTCCCGATGATGTGCGGCTCTTCCTTTAAGAATAAAGGAGTGCAAACCGCCCTCGACGCGGTTTGCCGTTACCTGCCTTCCCCGGTGGACATCGACGCGGTCGAAGGAACCAACCCCGATACCGGCGAAGCCGAGATCCGCAAGCCGGATGCAAAGGAACCCTTTGCCGCCCTCGCCTTCAAGATCATGACCGACCCCTTCGTGGGCCGTTTGGCGTTCTTCCGGTGTTATTCCGGTCACCTGGATGCCGGCAGCTACGTCCTGAATGTGCGCAGCGGTAAGAACGAACGCATCAGCCGTATCATGAAAATGTTTGCCAACAAGCAAAACCCCATCGACTTCATCGAAGCCGGTGACATCGGGGCTGCGGTTGGTTTCAAGGATATCAAGACCGGGGACACGCTTTGCGACGAGAAGCACCCGATTGCGTTGGAAAACATGTTCATCCCCGAGCCGGTGATCGCGATTGCGGTCGAGCCCAAAACGCAGGCCGACGTGGACAAGATGGGTATGGCCATCGCCAAACTGGTGGAAGAAGACCCCACGCTTCGTGTCAATACCGATGAGGAAACCGGTCAGACCATCCTCCGCGGGATGGGTGAGCTCCACCTGGAGATCATCCTGGACCGTATGAAGCGCGAGTTCAAGGTAGAAGTCAACCAGGGTGCCCCCCAGGTTGCCTATAAAGAGGCCTTTACCCAGACGGTCGAGCACCGCGAGGTCCTCAAGAAACAAACCGGTGGCCGTGGTAAGTTCGCCGACATCCAATTTGCCATCGGCCCCGCCGACGAAGAATGGCTGAAGGAAAACCCGGGCCAGCACTACCAGTTCGTCAACGACCTGTTTGGTGGTTCGATTCCCCGCGAATTCGTCCCCGCCATCCAGAAAGGCTTCGAAGTCTCTATGGGTACCGGCGTGCTGGCCAGCTTCCCGCTGGAAAATATGAAGGTCCGTGTATTCGACGGTAGCTTCCACGCGGTCGACTCCGACTCGATGTCTTTCGAACTTTGTGCAAAGGGTGGCTTCCGCGAGGCCGGCCGTAAGGCAAAACCCGTTCTGCTGGAGCCCATCATGCGTGTCGAAGTGTTAACCCCCGACCAGTACATGGGTGACGTAACGGGTGACCTGAACCGCCGCCGTGGTTTGCTGGAAGGCATGGACAGCCGCGGAAACCTCCAGGTGATCAAGGCTAAGGTGCCCCTGAGCGAAATGTTCGGGTATGTTACCCAACTGCGTTCCCTGTCCAGCGGCCGTGCTTCTTCCACCATGGAATTCCATCACTACGCCCCGGCGCCGAACAATATCGCCGAGGAAGTGGTTGCCAAGGTGAAGGGTAAAGTGAAGGCTGACTAA
- the rpsJ gene encoding 30S ribosomal protein S10, whose protein sequence is MSQRIRIKLQSYDHNLVDKSAEKIVKTVRSTGAVVTGPIPLPTKKKIFTVLRSPHVNKKSREQFQLATHKRLLDIYTSSSRTVDALSKLDLPSGVDVEIKA, encoded by the coding sequence ATGTCTCAGAGAATCAGAATAAAATTGCAATCCTACGATCACAATCTGGTGGACAAGTCCGCTGAGAAGATCGTAAAGACGGTGCGTAGCACGGGTGCGGTAGTAACGGGGCCCATTCCCCTGCCGACGAAGAAGAAGATCTTCACGGTACTGCGTTCCCCGCACGTAAACAAGAAGAGCCGTGAGCAGTTCCAGCTGGCTACCCACAAACGCCTCCTGGACATCTACACTTCCTCTTCGCGTACGGTAGATGCGCTGTCCAAGCTCGACCTGCCTTCCGGGGTTGACGTCGAGATCAAGGCCTGA
- the rpsL gene encoding 30S ribosomal protein S12 — MPTIQQLVRKGREIIRAKSKSRALSNCPQRRGVCTRVYTTTPKKPNSALRKVAKVRLTNKVEVIAYIPGEGHNLQEHSIVLVRGGRVKDLPGVRYHIVRGALDTAGVKDRKQSRSKYGTKLPKKGAPAAPAKKK; from the coding sequence ATGCCTACGATACAACAGTTAGTAAGAAAAGGTAGAGAAATCATCAGGGCCAAAAGCAAGTCCAGGGCCCTGAGTAACTGTCCCCAGCGCCGGGGAGTTTGTACCCGTGTGTACACCACCACGCCTAAAAAGCCGAACTCCGCGCTTCGTAAAGTAGCGAAAGTACGTTTGACCAACAAAGTGGAAGTCATCGCCTACATTCCGGGTGAAGGCCACAACCTCCAGGAGCACTCCATTGTCCTGGTGCGCGGAGGTCGTGTGAAGGATTTGCCGGGTGTACGTTACCACATTGTCCGCGGTGCCCTGGATACTGCGGGTGTAAAGGACAGGAAGCAGAGCCGTTCCAAGTACGGTACGAAGCTGCCTAAGAAGGGTGCTCCTGCCGCTCCTGCCAAGAAGAAGTAA
- the rplW gene encoding 50S ribosomal protein L23 — MKLAEVLIKPILTEKVNQQTEKLGRYAFRVHRSANKLEIKKAVETFYGVTVTDVNTLVVPGKNKSRFTKAGVINGRKPAYKKATITVAEGETIDLYANV, encoded by the coding sequence ATGAAACTTGCAGAAGTATTAATCAAGCCGATCCTGACCGAAAAGGTCAACCAGCAAACGGAAAAGCTGGGCCGTTATGCCTTCCGCGTACACCGCTCTGCCAATAAGCTGGAGATCAAAAAGGCAGTGGAAACCTTTTATGGTGTGACGGTAACCGACGTAAACACGCTGGTCGTGCCGGGCAAGAACAAGAGCCGGTTCACCAAAGCCGGTGTGATCAACGGCCGCAAACCCGCCTACAAGAAGGCAACCATCACCGTAGCAGAAGGGGAGACCATCGACCTGTACGCGAACGTGTAA
- the rplD gene encoding 50S ribosomal protein L4, with product MAANIKVDVLNVQGQKTGRTVELPEEVFGAEPNDHVIYLAVKQYLAAQRQGTHKVKTRAEVHGASRKLHRQKGTGGSRKGNIRNPLYKGGGTVFGPKPHSYSFKLNRKVKDLAKISALSHKVKENALVIVEELKFDKPKTSQFFDVMSKLNVADKKTLFVLPEYNDTLYLSLRNIPNAASTVLSDINTYDIVNAEVLVLTESAAKVFSEEEKVGA from the coding sequence ATGGCAGCGAATATAAAAGTAGACGTATTGAATGTGCAGGGTCAGAAGACCGGCCGCACCGTTGAACTCCCCGAGGAAGTATTCGGTGCCGAACCGAACGACCACGTGATCTACCTCGCCGTGAAGCAATACCTGGCTGCACAGCGCCAGGGGACGCACAAGGTGAAGACCCGCGCCGAAGTGCACGGGGCCAGCCGCAAGCTCCATCGCCAGAAGGGTACCGGTGGTTCGCGTAAAGGGAACATCCGCAACCCGCTTTATAAGGGTGGTGGTACCGTTTTCGGACCCAAGCCGCACAGCTACAGCTTCAAGCTGAACCGTAAGGTAAAGGACCTGGCCAAGATCTCCGCCCTGTCCCACAAGGTGAAAGAAAATGCCCTGGTCATCGTGGAAGAACTGAAGTTCGACAAGCCCAAGACCAGCCAGTTCTTTGACGTCATGTCGAAGCTGAACGTGGCCGATAAAAAGACGCTGTTCGTCCTGCCGGAGTACAATGATACGCTGTACCTGTCCCTGAGGAACATTCCGAACGCCGCCAGCACTGTGCTGAGCGACATCAATACCTACGACATCGTCAACGCCGAGGTCCTGGTCCTGACGGAATCCGCAGCCAAGGTTTTTAGTGAAGAAGAAAAAGTAGGCGCTTAA